One window of the Oncorhynchus keta strain PuntledgeMale-10-30-2019 chromosome 31, Oket_V2, whole genome shotgun sequence genome contains the following:
- the LOC118364258 gene encoding replication protein A 32 kDa subunit-like produces the protein MWNQGGSYGESNMGGGYTQSPGGFASPAASQGGEKKGRQRAQHIVPCTVSQLMSAAQAEDVFRVGEVEVAQVTIVGIIRTTDKSMTNIQYKVDDMTGAPMDVKQWVDTEDPSVDSTVIPPGTYVKVSGNLRSFQNHRSLVAFSVRPLDDMNEITSHMLEVVQAHVLLSKPQTIMMGGGGGMNTSMVPLSRPGMGGNTGGGYLGAIDMSANGLSPSQNQVLSLIRSCPDAQGVSTQDLKQRLSGMSLAVIKHAVEFLSNEGHIFSTIDEDHFKSTDNDD, from the exons ATGTGGAACCAAG GTGGATCATACGGTGAATCAAACATGGGTGGTGGATACACTCAGTCCCCGGGAGGATTCGCATCACCTGCTGCCTcccagggaggagagaagaaaggg AGACAACGTGCCCAACATATTGTCCCCTGCACAGTGTCCCAGCTCATGTCTGCTGCCCAAGCAGAGGATGTCTTCAgagtgggagaggtggaggttgCCCAG GTTACCATTGTGGGCATCATCAGAACCACTGACAAATCCATGACCAACATCCAGTACAAAGTCGATGACATGACAGGGGCCCCTATGGACGTGAAGCAGTGGGTAGATACGGAG GATCCCAGTGTGGACAGCACTGTCATCCCCCCAGGCACTTACGTCAAGGTCTCTGGCAATTTGCGCTCCTTCCAG AACCACAGGTCCTTGGTAGCATTCAGCGTCCGGCCCCTTGATGACATGAACGAGATCACCTCCCACATGCTGGAGGTGGTGCAGGCACACGTGCTGCTCAGCAAACCACAGACGATTATG ATGGGCGGAGGAGGGGGAATGAACACTAGCATGGTGCCCTTGTCGCGGCCGGGAATGGGTGGCAACACGGGAGGTGGATACTTGGGTGCCATCGACATGTCCGCTAACGGCCTGAGCCCAAGCCAGAACCAG GTGCTGAGCTTGATAAGGAGCTGTCCAGACGCGCAGGGTGTCAGCACACAGGACTTGAAGCAGAGACTCAGTGGCATGAGCTTGGCTGTCATCAA GCATGCAGTGGAGTTCCTCAGCAACGAAGGACACATCTTCTCCACCATCGACGAGGATCACTTCAAGTCTACAGACAATGACGACTAA
- the LOC118364260 gene encoding enoyl-[acyl-carrier-protein] reductase, mitochondrial-like isoform X3, whose protein sequence is MELPSVGAKSVLVKLLAAPINPSDINMIQGSYAILPDLPAVGGNEGVGQILEVGSQVKALRPGDWVIPRDAGLGTWRTAAVLAENDVISLPNDIPLFSAATLGVNPCTAFRMLSDFEELKPGDTVIQNAANSGVGQAVIQIAAARGIQTINVVRDRPDLTQLIDRLKTMGASHVIKEETLRRHEMKELFKTCPRPKLALNGVGGKSATELLRHLQVGGSMVTYGGMAKQPVTVPVSALIFKNVKVKGFWVTQWKRTHSQDEGALRGMLDELCSLIRQGKLTAPACSEVGLQDFRKALDTAMQPFTSAKQVLVM, encoded by the exons ATGGAGCTTCCCTCTGTTGGTGCTAAGAGTGTCCTTGTAAAATTGCTGGCAGCCCCCATCAACCCTTCTGACATAAACATGATCCAAG GTTCCTATGCCATCCTACCTGACCTTCCAGCAGTAGGAGGAAACGAGGGGGTGGGCCAGATCCTGGAAGTGGGCAGCCAGGTGAAAGCACTCAGACCAGGGGACTGGGTGATCCCAAGAGATGCTGGATTAG GGACGTGGAGGACAGCAGCGGTTTTAGCTGAAAACGATGTGATCTCTCTGCCCAATGACATCCCCCTGTTCTCTGCAGCCACACTGGGCGTTAACCCCTGCACTGCCTTTAGGATGCTCTCTGACTTTGAGGAGCTGAAACCAG GTGACACAGTGATCCAGAATGCAGCCAACAGTGGTGTGGGTCAGGCTGTCATACAGATCGCTGCTGCAAGGGGGATCCAAACCATCAACGTGGTCAGAGACCG GCCAGACCTCACACAGCTTATTGACAGGCTGAAGACTATGGGCGCCAGTCATGTGATCAAAGAGGAGACCCTGAGGCGGCATGAAATGAAGGAACTTTTCAAG ACCTGTCCAAGGCCTAAGCTGGCACTGAACGGAGTTGGGGGAAAGAGTGCAACAGAACTTCTCCGTCACTTACA AGTTGGAGGGTCGATGGTGACGTATGGAGGGATGGCCAAGCAGCCAGTCACTGTTCCTGTG AGTGCCCTGATTTTCAAAAATGTGAAAGTCAAAGGGTTCTGGGTCACCCAGTGGAAGAGAACCCACTCTCAGG ATGAGGGGGCCTTACGGGGAATGCTGGATGAGCTCTGCTCTCTGATCCGCCAGGGAAAGCTGACCGCACCTGCCTGTTCTGAGGTAGGCCTCCAAGACTTCCGGAAAGCACTGGACACTGCCATGCAGCCGTTCACCTCAGCCAAACAGGTCCTGGTCATGTGA
- the LOC118364262 gene encoding protein lin-28 homolog A-like isoform X2 yields the protein MAEGVCKTEEDEGPSTEEDSESFHGVGVCKWFNVRMGFGFLSMTNREGVPLESPVDVFVHQSKLHMEGFRSLKESEAVEFTFKKSAKGLESQRVTGPEGTHCVGSERRPKGKSIQKRRSKGDRCYNCGGLDHHAKECKLPPQPKKCHFCQSIAHMVANCPIKAQQSSPRSQGKPSSLKGNEEEHGHSPPSPVSSD from the exons GAGTCTGCAAGACCGAAGAGGATGAAGGACCAAGCACGGAGGAGGACTCGGAATCATTCCACGGTGTCGGCGTATGTAAATGGTTCAACGTGCGCATGGGCTTTGGGTTTTTGTCCATGACCAACCGAGAGGGGGTCCCGCTCGAGTCTCCGGTCGATGTGTTCGTCCATCAG AGTAAGCTGCACATGGAGGGCTTCCGCAGCTTGAAGGAGAGCGAGGCGGTCGAGTTCACTTTCAAGAAGTCAGCCAAAGGCCTGGAGTCCCAGAGAGTCACTGGGCCGGAGGGCACACACTGTGTGGGCAGCGAGAGGAGACCCAAAGGCAAGAGCATCCAGAAACGCCGCTCCAAAGGAGATAG GTGCTACAACTGTGGAGGCCTGGACCACCATGCCAAGGAGTGCAAGTTGCCACCCCAGCCTAAGAAGTGCCATTTCTGCCAGAGCATTGCCCACATGGTCGCCAACTGCCCAATCAAAGCACAGCAGTCCTCGCCACGTTCTCAGGGAAAGCCCTCCTCCTTGAAAGGAAACGAGGAGGAACACGGCCACTCGCCCCCGTCCCCCGTGAGCTCTGATTGA
- the LOC118364260 gene encoding enoyl-[acyl-carrier-protein] reductase, mitochondrial-like isoform X2: MAGFTGSCFVCFKVSRIAWLLCKRTEHTVCRTFTSGSTTRQQQLSSARGSICRLESMELPSVGAKSVLVKLLAAPINPSDINMIQGSYAILPDLPAVGGNEGVGQILEVGSQVKALRPGDWVIPRDAGLGTWRTAAVLAENDVISLPNDIPLFSAATLGVNPCTAFRMLSDFEELKPGDTVIQNAANSGVGQAVIQIAAARGIQTINVVRDRPDLTQLIDRLKTMGASHVIKEETLRRHEMKELFKTCPRPKLALNGVGGKSATELLRHLQVGGSMVTYGGMAKQPVTVPVSALIFKNVKVKGFWVTQWKRTHSQDEGALRGMLDELCSLIRQGKLTAPACSEVGLQDFRKALDTAMQPFTSAKQVLVM, from the exons ATGGCTGGGTTTACGGGTTCATGCTTTGTATGTTTTAAGGTGTCACGTATCGCATGGTTATTATGTAAAAGAACcgagcatacagtatgtagaacATTCACCAGTGGATCCACCACCCGACAACAACAGCTATCAAGCGCGAGGGGTAGTATTTGTAG GTTGGAGAGCATGGAGCTTCCCTCTGTTGGTGCTAAGAGTGTCCTTGTAAAATTGCTGGCAGCCCCCATCAACCCTTCTGACATAAACATGATCCAAG GTTCCTATGCCATCCTACCTGACCTTCCAGCAGTAGGAGGAAACGAGGGGGTGGGCCAGATCCTGGAAGTGGGCAGCCAGGTGAAAGCACTCAGACCAGGGGACTGGGTGATCCCAAGAGATGCTGGATTAG GGACGTGGAGGACAGCAGCGGTTTTAGCTGAAAACGATGTGATCTCTCTGCCCAATGACATCCCCCTGTTCTCTGCAGCCACACTGGGCGTTAACCCCTGCACTGCCTTTAGGATGCTCTCTGACTTTGAGGAGCTGAAACCAG GTGACACAGTGATCCAGAATGCAGCCAACAGTGGTGTGGGTCAGGCTGTCATACAGATCGCTGCTGCAAGGGGGATCCAAACCATCAACGTGGTCAGAGACCG GCCAGACCTCACACAGCTTATTGACAGGCTGAAGACTATGGGCGCCAGTCATGTGATCAAAGAGGAGACCCTGAGGCGGCATGAAATGAAGGAACTTTTCAAG ACCTGTCCAAGGCCTAAGCTGGCACTGAACGGAGTTGGGGGAAAGAGTGCAACAGAACTTCTCCGTCACTTACA AGTTGGAGGGTCGATGGTGACGTATGGAGGGATGGCCAAGCAGCCAGTCACTGTTCCTGTG AGTGCCCTGATTTTCAAAAATGTGAAAGTCAAAGGGTTCTGGGTCACCCAGTGGAAGAGAACCCACTCTCAGG ATGAGGGGGCCTTACGGGGAATGCTGGATGAGCTCTGCTCTCTGATCCGCCAGGGAAAGCTGACCGCACCTGCCTGTTCTGAGGTAGGCCTCCAAGACTTCCGGAAAGCACTGGACACTGCCATGCAGCCGTTCACCTCAGCCAAACAGGTCCTGGTCATGTGA
- the LOC118364262 gene encoding protein lin-28 homolog A-like isoform X3 → MGFGFLSMTNREGVPLESPVDVFVHQSKLHMEGFRSLKESEAVEFTFKKSAKGLESQRVTGPEGTHCVGSERRPKGKSIQKRRSKGDRCYNCGGLDHHAKECKLPPQPKKCHFCQSIAHMVANCPIKAQQSSPRSQGKPSSLKGNEEEHGHSPPSPVSSD, encoded by the exons ATGGGCTTTGGGTTTTTGTCCATGACCAACCGAGAGGGGGTCCCGCTCGAGTCTCCGGTCGATGTGTTCGTCCATCAG AGTAAGCTGCACATGGAGGGCTTCCGCAGCTTGAAGGAGAGCGAGGCGGTCGAGTTCACTTTCAAGAAGTCAGCCAAAGGCCTGGAGTCCCAGAGAGTCACTGGGCCGGAGGGCACACACTGTGTGGGCAGCGAGAGGAGACCCAAAGGCAAGAGCATCCAGAAACGCCGCTCCAAAGGAGATAG GTGCTACAACTGTGGAGGCCTGGACCACCATGCCAAGGAGTGCAAGTTGCCACCCCAGCCTAAGAAGTGCCATTTCTGCCAGAGCATTGCCCACATGGTCGCCAACTGCCCAATCAAAGCACAGCAGTCCTCGCCACGTTCTCAGGGAAAGCCCTCCTCCTTGAAAGGAAACGAGGAGGAACACGGCCACTCGCCCCCGTCCCCCGTGAGCTCTGATTGA
- the LOC118364262 gene encoding protein lin-28 homolog A-like isoform X1 has translation MGSVSNQESPGVCKTEEDEGPSTEEDSESFHGVGVCKWFNVRMGFGFLSMTNREGVPLESPVDVFVHQSKLHMEGFRSLKESEAVEFTFKKSAKGLESQRVTGPEGTHCVGSERRPKGKSIQKRRSKGDRCYNCGGLDHHAKECKLPPQPKKCHFCQSIAHMVANCPIKAQQSSPRSQGKPSSLKGNEEEHGHSPPSPVSSD, from the exons GAGTCTGCAAGACCGAAGAGGATGAAGGACCAAGCACGGAGGAGGACTCGGAATCATTCCACGGTGTCGGCGTATGTAAATGGTTCAACGTGCGCATGGGCTTTGGGTTTTTGTCCATGACCAACCGAGAGGGGGTCCCGCTCGAGTCTCCGGTCGATGTGTTCGTCCATCAG AGTAAGCTGCACATGGAGGGCTTCCGCAGCTTGAAGGAGAGCGAGGCGGTCGAGTTCACTTTCAAGAAGTCAGCCAAAGGCCTGGAGTCCCAGAGAGTCACTGGGCCGGAGGGCACACACTGTGTGGGCAGCGAGAGGAGACCCAAAGGCAAGAGCATCCAGAAACGCCGCTCCAAAGGAGATAG GTGCTACAACTGTGGAGGCCTGGACCACCATGCCAAGGAGTGCAAGTTGCCACCCCAGCCTAAGAAGTGCCATTTCTGCCAGAGCATTGCCCACATGGTCGCCAACTGCCCAATCAAAGCACAGCAGTCCTCGCCACGTTCTCAGGGAAAGCCCTCCTCCTTGAAAGGAAACGAGGAGGAACACGGCCACTCGCCCCCGTCCCCCGTGAGCTCTGATTGA
- the LOC118364260 gene encoding enoyl-[acyl-carrier-protein] reductase, mitochondrial-like isoform X1 encodes MAGFTGSCFVCFKVSRIAWLLCKRTEHTVCRTFTSGSTTRQQQLSSARGSICRYSTESSINGCTALLYRNHGDPSQVVQLESMELPSVGAKSVLVKLLAAPINPSDINMIQGSYAILPDLPAVGGNEGVGQILEVGSQVKALRPGDWVIPRDAGLGTWRTAAVLAENDVISLPNDIPLFSAATLGVNPCTAFRMLSDFEELKPGDTVIQNAANSGVGQAVIQIAAARGIQTINVVRDRPDLTQLIDRLKTMGASHVIKEETLRRHEMKELFKTCPRPKLALNGVGGKSATELLRHLQVGGSMVTYGGMAKQPVTVPVSALIFKNVKVKGFWVTQWKRTHSQDEGALRGMLDELCSLIRQGKLTAPACSEVGLQDFRKALDTAMQPFTSAKQVLVM; translated from the exons ATGGCTGGGTTTACGGGTTCATGCTTTGTATGTTTTAAGGTGTCACGTATCGCATGGTTATTATGTAAAAGAACcgagcatacagtatgtagaacATTCACCAGTGGATCCACCACCCGACAACAACAGCTATCAAGCGCGAGGGGTAGTATTTGTAGGTATTCAACTGAATCTTCAATCAATGGTTGTACGGCCCTGTTGTACAGAAACCACGGCGACCCGTCTCAAGTTGTTCA GTTGGAGAGCATGGAGCTTCCCTCTGTTGGTGCTAAGAGTGTCCTTGTAAAATTGCTGGCAGCCCCCATCAACCCTTCTGACATAAACATGATCCAAG GTTCCTATGCCATCCTACCTGACCTTCCAGCAGTAGGAGGAAACGAGGGGGTGGGCCAGATCCTGGAAGTGGGCAGCCAGGTGAAAGCACTCAGACCAGGGGACTGGGTGATCCCAAGAGATGCTGGATTAG GGACGTGGAGGACAGCAGCGGTTTTAGCTGAAAACGATGTGATCTCTCTGCCCAATGACATCCCCCTGTTCTCTGCAGCCACACTGGGCGTTAACCCCTGCACTGCCTTTAGGATGCTCTCTGACTTTGAGGAGCTGAAACCAG GTGACACAGTGATCCAGAATGCAGCCAACAGTGGTGTGGGTCAGGCTGTCATACAGATCGCTGCTGCAAGGGGGATCCAAACCATCAACGTGGTCAGAGACCG GCCAGACCTCACACAGCTTATTGACAGGCTGAAGACTATGGGCGCCAGTCATGTGATCAAAGAGGAGACCCTGAGGCGGCATGAAATGAAGGAACTTTTCAAG ACCTGTCCAAGGCCTAAGCTGGCACTGAACGGAGTTGGGGGAAAGAGTGCAACAGAACTTCTCCGTCACTTACA AGTTGGAGGGTCGATGGTGACGTATGGAGGGATGGCCAAGCAGCCAGTCACTGTTCCTGTG AGTGCCCTGATTTTCAAAAATGTGAAAGTCAAAGGGTTCTGGGTCACCCAGTGGAAGAGAACCCACTCTCAGG ATGAGGGGGCCTTACGGGGAATGCTGGATGAGCTCTGCTCTCTGATCCGCCAGGGAAAGCTGACCGCACCTGCCTGTTCTGAGGTAGGCCTCCAAGACTTCCGGAAAGCACTGGACACTGCCATGCAGCCGTTCACCTCAGCCAAACAGGTCCTGGTCATGTGA